Below is a genomic region from Actinoallomurus bryophytorum.
TCTCGCACCTGAGGTCCTGGCGCTCGAGGCCCTGGCGGTGGAGGCCTTCGCTCCGGATGCCTTCGTGCCCGAGCTCTTGGTACCCGAGGTGCCGGCGCCCGAAGTCCTGGCACCCGAACTCTTGGTGCGCGCGGCCGTCCCCCGTGACGCGGTCCCCGCTCTGGTCGCTCTCCCAGCTTCGGCCATACCGTCCCATCCCCCCGCTCACGTGCCCGAACGCGTTATCCGGTTAAGTCCACGTTGTTTCCGGGAGCGAGTGCCCCCAAGCGTCACGCCGCAGATCCAGACCGACCTTTTCCCTGGTCACGGCGGCGCAATGGGAAGCGACAACATTAGGGCCATCCCGCAGGAACGCCCCGGTCGGCCGACCGCGCAGGAGACGACACCACAGCGATTCCGGACGGTCCCTGGCGGGGTCATGCGCCCGATCGCCGACCGCTGGAGCGGGTCGAGGAACCAGGGCCAGGGCTGAATCCGGCTCTGGTTCCGAGACAGGGCTCGGCCCAGCGCCAAGCGCCGGATGCCGCGCCGGAACCCAGGGGCCCAGTGCGGGAAGCCGGAGCCGGGTGAGAGCGGGCGGGGTGCGAGAGCGGGGCGGGCAGAGGAGCAGGAATGGGACGGCGTGCCGGAGCGGGAGCGGCGCTAGCCCAAGCGCCCCAGCCCGCCCGAAGCGGATGCGTGCCCGGAGCGGGAGCGGCACCAGCCCAAGCGACCCCAGCCCCAACCCAGGCGACCCCAGCCCGCCCAAAGCGGATGCCTGGAGCGGGAGCAACCCCAGTCCGAGCGGCGCTAGCGGAGCACGGTCCCGGGTGTCCGGTCGAGCAAGGGCAGTTCCTCGCGGCGGGGTAGGCCCTCCCAGTCGCCGCGCTGGGTCACCGCGAACGCCCCCACGGTCACCGCCGTGTGCAGTGCGGCCGGGAAGTCCCTCCCGGCGAGCCGGTCCGCGAGGTAGCCCGCGGCGAACGCGTCCCCGGCGCCCACCGTGTCGACCGCCCGTACCGGCCGGGCGGCGCTGGACAGCGGCCGTCCCTCGCACCAGGCCGCGCAGCCGTCCGCGCCTCGCTTCACGACGACCTCCGACGGGCCCAGCCGGGCCAGCGCCTCCGGGTCCGGTGAGCCCGTCAGCAGTGTCGCCTCGTCCTCGCCGGCGAACAGCACGTCGGCGCGGGCCGCGAGGTCGGTGAGCACGGGCCGGGCCTCGTCCGGTGACCACAGCCGGGCGCGGTAGTTGACGTCGAAGGACACGCGCGGCGCGAGCTCGGTCGCGGCGAACACCGCCTCGCGGGCCGAGGCCGACAGCGCGGGTGTGACGCCGCTGACGTGCAGCAGGCCGGCCGTACGCAGCAGGTCCTCGGGCAGGTCACCGGCGGTCAGCCGCGAGCCCGCGCTGCCCGAACGGTAGTACGCGACGCCCACGACCTCCGGCAGCCGGTGTTCCTTCACCATGAGCGCGGTCGGGGCGTCGGCGTCGGTGACCACACCGGACACGTCCACGCCCTCACCGCGCAGCGTGGCGAGCACCAGCCGCCCGAACTCGTCGTCGCCGACCCGGCCCGCGTACGCGACGGGAACCCCGAGGCGCGCTGCGCCGATGGCGACGTTCGACTCGGCACCGGCGACGGTCAGCCGAAAGGAGACGGCGTGCCGCAAGGGACCGGAGCCGGCGGCGTCCATCACCGCCAGTACTTCACCGACGGTTACGATCATGCTACTCCTTGTCCCCAATATCCGGGCGTCTCCGACAGTACGGGTCGGACAGTCCGAGGGTACGGATACGGACGGCCCGATAAACGAAGGAGCACCGATGGCGCGCGAGGAGCCCGGCTACGAGCCCGACTACCGATTCTCCCTCGCCAACGAACGCACGCTCCTGTCCTGGATCCAGACGGCGTTCGGCCTTCTCGCTCTCGGCCTGCCGCTCGCCGGTGGTATCCACGGCGTACGGCTGCCGCCCTGGCACCACGAGATCGGCCTGGGCGCGATCGCGCTGAGCGTGATGATCGTGCCCGCCGCGTACCGCAACTGGCGCCGCTCCCAGCTCGCGATGCGCCTCGGCCTGCGACTCCCCCGTGATCCGCTGCCGGTGATCGTCACGTCGGGCGTGGTGGCCCTGCTCGTGATCACGCTGGTCGGCGTGGCGATGACATGAGCGAGCGAACCAGGAACCCCCTCCGACGAAGGAGGCCACCATGAGCGCCGGTCTTCAGCGGCAGCGCACCGACCTGGCCTGGCTGCGTCTGGTCCTCGCGTCCTGGGCGGTGGTGGTGCTCACGGCACGCGTCGCGCTGCCGGTGGGCGTCCTCGCCCTCATGGGCCCCGTGGCGGTGACCGCGATCGCGCAGGCGAGGCGGCGGCGGCTCAGGGGCGACGGTACGCCGCCCACTCTGTCCCGGGGAGCGGCCGTGCTCATGGTGGCCGCCTGCGTGCTGACGGCCGTCGCGGAGGCGGTACGGCTCTGAGGAGTCAGCAGTCAGGGCACAGGAAGCAGGCCCAGACGACCTTGCCGTGGCTGGACAGCGGCGCCCAGTTCCACGAGTCGCTGAACGCCTCGACCAGATGCAGGCCGCGCCCGCTCTGGGAGGCGAAGTCGGGCTCCCGGCACACCGGGATCTGGTCGCACGGATCGGTGACGGCGCAGGTCAGCCGGCCGCTGGTCCGCAGCAGGCTCAGCCGGATGGGCGGGTCGCCCTGGGTCGGGCAGCCGACGGCGTACCGCAGGGCGTTGGTGACGAGCTCGGAGACGACGAGGCGTACGTCGTCGTACATCCCGGTGAGACCCCAGGAGGACAGGGCGCCCCGGACGAAGTCCCGGGCCTCCTTCACCGACTCTGGAACAGCGGCAAGCCTCACAGACCTCGTCTGCAGGGCGGAGCGGATCGACGCGGTGGTGTGGTCACGCGATCGCTCACCCTGCGCGATCGTCGACAACCACTCTTGCGCCTCGTCGACCGTTTCCCCTGTTCTTTCTCCTGCCATCCAGCGCGCTCCGTGTGCTGTCATCCGCGATCCCCGGGTACTCAGTGATCGGCGTGTCCGCGCGCTATCCTGCTCGACATGTCTTGCAGATGCAAGGCCCGATGCACGTGCAGATGACCGTGCGCACTCTGACAGCACCGGGAGGGAGTGGCAGACTGTCCGCTGACCGATGCTCATGGAGGTAGGGGTGGAAACAGCGCAGCCCGCCGGAGGACCGACCGTTCTTCGCCGGCTCCTCGGCGCCCAGCTGCGCCGTCTGCGAGAACGGCAGGGCATCACGCGCGAAGAGGCCGGGTACGCCATCCGCGCCTCCGGCTCCAAGATGAGCCGCCTCGAGCTGGGCCGTGTCGGCTTCAAGGAGCGCGACGTCGCGGACCTGCTCACCCTTTACGGTGTCACCGACGACACCGACCGGGACACCCTGCTCGGCCTCGCCCAGGATGCCAACAGCCCTGGCTGGTGGCACCGGTACGGCGACGTCCTCCCCGGCTGGTTCGAGACGTACGTCGGCCTGGAAGAGGCCGCGGCCCTGGTCCGCACCTACGAAGTCCAGTTCATCCCCGGCCTGCTGCAGACCGAGGAATATGCTCGTGCCGTCATCTCCCTGGGCAACTCCGCCTCACCGCCAGAGGAGATCGAGCAGAGGGTCAGCCTGCGTACAACGCGTCAGAAGCTACTCACACGCGGGGACGCACCTCGCTTGTGGGCTGTCGTGGACGAGGCGGCTTTGCGCCGTCCGATCGGGGGACGGGATGTGATGCGCGGCCAGATCCAGCGGCTGATCGAGGCCACCAAGCTGCCGGGCGTCATCCTCCAGGTGCTGCCATTCCGGGTCGGCGGGCACACCGCCGAAGCCGGAGCCTTCACCATCCTGCGTTTTCCCGAGTCGGACCTGCCGGACGTGGTCTACGTCGAGCAGCTGACCAGTGCTCTCTATCTGGACAGACGCGACGACGTCGATGCCTACATGGAGGCCATGGAGCGCCTCTGTGTGGTCAGCGCACCTCCGGACAACACCGCCGAGATCCTCAGCAGGATTCTCCAGGAGACATAGATGCAGTACCCCACCTACAACGGCGTCCCCGCCACCGACCTCCTCGACGTCAGCTGGCAGAAGAGTCATCGGAGCAACTCCCAAGGCAACTGCGTCGAGCTCGCGAAGCTGCCCGACGGCAGCGTCGCGGTACGCAACTCCCGGCATCCTGCGGGCCCGGCGCTCGTCTACACCAAGGCCGAGATCCAGGCCCTGATCCTCGGGGCCAAGGCCGGCGACTTCGACAGCCTGCTCGTCTGAACCTCCGGCCGTGCTATCGGCCGGGGGCTGTAGATAGAACCCGTTATCGGCAGGAACCCCTGCCCTCCTTCGCTTGCCGGTGTCCCACTAGAACAGGTTATTGTTTCCGAACATCGTTCTGGTGGGAGGCCACATGAGCAACCCCGTCATCGTCGAAGCCGTCCGTACGCCGATCGGCAAGCGCCGAGGCCGGCTGGCCGGACTCAAACCGCAGGCACTGCTCGCCCACGCGCAGCGAGCCCTGGTCGACCGCGCCGGAATCGACGCGGCCGATGTCGGCCAGGTGTTCGCCGGCTGCGTGACCCAGGCCGGTGAGCAGGGCGGCCATGTCGGCCGGCAGGCCTGGCTGTACTCCGGGCTGGACCACCGGACCGGCGTCACGACCATCGACGCGCAGTGCGGCTCCAGCCAGCAGGCCGTCCACCTCGCCGCGGCGCTCGTGCACGCGGACGTGGTCGGGACGGCGATCGGCTGCGGCGTCGAGGTGATGAGCCGCGCGCCGCTCGGCAGCAACGTGCTGCCCGCGAACCCGCGCCCGGACGACTGGTCGATCGACCTGCCCGACCAGTTCACCGCGGCCGAGCGCATCGCCGCCCGCCGTGGCCTCACCCGTGCCGACCTGGACGCGTTCGGCGTACGTTCTCAGCGGCTCGCCGCCAAGGCGCAGGCCGACGGGCGCTTCGAGCGCGAGATCACGCCGGTCGAGGCCCCGGTACTGGACTCCGAAGGCGCGCCGACAGGTGAGACTTATGCGGTCACCGGCGACGAGGGGCTGCGCGAGACGACCCTCGAGGGGCTCTCGAGGCTGCGGCCGGCGTTCGGCGAGAGCCTGCACACCGCCGGGACGTCCTCCCAGATCTCCGACGGCGCCGCGGCCGTACTCGTGATGTCGGAGGAGGCCGCACGCGCGAACGGGCTCCGGCCCCGTGCCCGGATCCGTGCCCAGGCGCTGGTCGGCTCCGAGCCGTACTACCACCTCGACGGCCCGGTGCAGTCGACCGCCCGCGTCCTGGAGGCGGCCGGAATGACGATCGGTGACATCGACCTGTTCGAGGTCAACGAGGCGTTCGCCTCGGTCGTGCTGTCGTGGGCGTCGGTGCACGAGCCGGACCTGGAGAAGGTCAACGTCAACGGCGGGGCGATCGCGCTCGGACATCCCGTGGGCGCGACCGGCGCACGCCTCATCACCACGGCACTGCACGAGATGGAGCGCCGCGACGCCTCGACCGTCCTGGTCGCGATGTGCGCCGGCGGCGCCCTGTCCACCGCCACCATCCTCGAACGTCTCTGATCTAGGGCCCTCAAACCCTCCTGCCACCAGGCGTGGTGAGACACGCGCCACGTTGACCCTAACGAGCGCTTGGTTTAGAACGTGTTACAGAAGCGCCGACCGGAGGAGCGCCGATGGGCATCGACATCATCACGCCGGAGCTTTACGAGACGAGAGGCTTCCCGGACGACGACTTCCGCCGGCTGCGACGTGAGTCACCGATCCACTGGTACGAGGATCCCGCGCAGGGCGCGCCCGGTTTCTGGGCCGTGACCAGGTACGACGACGTCGTACACGTCTCGCGGCACCCCGAGCTGTTCTCGTCCCACGCGCGCACGTCGATGTTCACCGAGCTCGCCGAGGACGACATCGCGCTGTACCAGCTGATGATGCTGTTCATGGATCCTCCGCAGCACACCAGGCAGAGGATGTTCGTCAACCGCGGCTTCACGCCTCGCATGATCAAGCAGCTCGAGGAGCACATCCGCGAGGTCGCCCACCGGCTCATCGACGAGGTCGTGACCCGCGGCGAGTGCTGTTTCGTCCGCGACATCGCGGCGCCGTTCCCGCTGTACGTCATCTGCGAGCTCATCGGCGCGCCGATGGAGGACCGCGAGAAGATCTTCGAGTGGTCCAACGCCCTGGTCGGCGCCGACGACCCGGACTACTCCACGTCACCCGAGGACGCGCGCGAGGTCTCCATCCAGGTCCTCGAGTATGCCCACAAACTGGCCGCTCACCGCAGGGAACACCCCGGTGACGACATCGCGACGAGCCTCCTCGAACCGGACTCCGACGGCAAGCGGCTCAGCAGCGACGAGTTCGCGATGTTCATCCTGCTGCTGCTCATCGCGGGTAACGAGACCACGCGCAACGGCGCCTCCGGCGGCATGCTGGCGTTCTTCCAGCACCCCGACCAGTGGCAGCGGCTGGCCGGCAACCGTGCCCTGCTCAGGACCACCGCCGACGAGATCGTGCGCTGGGTGAGCCCGGTCAACCTGTTCCGGCGCACGGCGCTGAAGGACACCGAGATCCGAGGTCAGCGCATTCACGCGGGCGACAAGGTGGTCATCTTCTACTCCTCCGCCAACCGCGACGAGGACATCTTCGCCGACCCGTACACCTTCGACATCGGCCGCGACCCCAACCCCCACATCGGCTTCGGCGGCGGCGGCCCGCACTTCTGCCTGGGCACGCACCTCGCCCGGCTGGAGCTGAACGTGCTCTTCGAGCTCCTGCTGGACCGGATGCCCGACATCCGGCCGGCGGGTGAGGCGCGACGGCTGCGGTCCAACTTCATCAACGGCATCAAGGAGATGCCGGTACGGTTCGCCCCCTCGGAGCCTCTCAGTAGAACGTGTTTCATTTAGCCTCATCGTCGTTTACGCTCAAGAGCCCCGAGCCTCCAAGGGCGGTCGTCATGGACATCGATCTCGTCAATCCCGACTTCTACGCGAACGGAGGCATCCCGCACGAGCAGTTCCGGTGGTTGCGGGAGAACGCCCCGGTGTACCGCCATCACGGCGACGGCGCCGGCGAGACCGACTTCTGGGCGATCACCCGCTTCGACGACGTCGTGCACGTGTCACGCCATCCGGAGATCTTCTCCTCCCGCGAGAAGCTAGCGCTCTTCCCGGAACCTTCGGAGGACCAGCTCGCCATGCAGCGCATGATGATGCTGAACCAGGACCCTCCGGAGCACACGCGCAAGCGCTCGATCGTCAACCGGGGCTTCACGCCGCGCACGATCGGCAAGCTGGAGGACCACATCCGGGCGATCTGCGACGGCCTGATCGACGAGGTCGCGGGCCGCGGCGAGGCGGACTTCGTCCATGACATCTCCGCGCCGCTCCCGCTGTATGTGATCTGCGAGCTTCTCGGTGCCCCGCCCGAGGACCGGGAGAAGATCTTCGACTGGTCCAACCGGCTGATCGCCCAGGACGACCCGGACTACCGCGCGCCGGAGGACGACGGCATGGCCGCGGCGACCGAGCTGTACGCCTACGCCAACGAGCTCGCCGTGCGCCGTCGCGAGGAGCCGCGCGACGACATCGTGACCAAGCTGCTCCAGCAGCACGGCGGCGAGGAGCTGTCGGTCGACGAGTTCGACCTGTTCGTGATGCTGCTGACCGTGGCTGGCAACGAGACCACCCGCAACGCGGCCTCCGGAGGCATGCTCGCCTTCTTCGAGAACCCCGCGCAGTGGCAGCGGCTGCTCGACGAGCGCGCCGCCGGGGGCGACCGGCTCGCGGGCACGTTCCCGGACGAGATCGTGCGCTGGGTCAGCCCGGTCAACCTGTTCAAGCGCACGGCGATGAAGGACACCGAGATCCGGGGCCAGCGGATCGCCGAGGGTGACAAGGTCGTCGTCTTCTACTCGTCGGCCAACCGCGACGAGGGCGTGTTCGCGGACCCGTACAGCTTCGACGTCGGCCGCGACCCCAACCCCCACATCGGCTTCGGCGGCGGCGGCCCGCACTTCTGCCTGGGCGCTCACCTCGCCCGGCTGGAGCTACGCGTGCTGTTCGAGACGCTGCTGGCGCGGATGCCCGGCATCACACAGACGGGCGACGCCCGGCGGCTGCGGTCCAACTTCATCAACGGCATCAAGGAGATGCCGGTCCGGTTCGCCACCTGAGGCGCGCCCCGTGATCGTCCTCGCGCCCGGCCCGCCGTCGCGCCATCAGTACGTTCGCCCTCCGTCCGTACGGTCCGCCGTGCGGCTGACCTCGGGCGCCTTACCCCGCATTGAGTGGCTTTCGCCACCTTTTAGACTCAGTGCCTAATATCGAACGCGCAGGTAGGACCGGCCAGGCTATGGTCTTACTTCACTGGGTGACACATTTACGGGAGGGGCGAGCGTGAATGAGGTAGACGAACCATTGCGCGTCGCACTGCTCTCCTATCGGAGCAAACCGCACTGCGGCGGCCAAGGCGTCTACCTTCGGCACCTTTCGCGCGAGCTGGTCGATCTCGGACACCACGTCGACGTCTTCTCCGGCCAGCCGTACCCGGACCTCGACCGCGACGAGATCACGCTGCACAAGGTCCCGAGCCTGGACCTGTACGCCGACGAGGACCCGTTCCGTACGCCGAAGCTCAAAGAGTTCCGCGACTGGATCGACGTGCTGGAGTTCGCCCACATGCGCACGGGCGGCTTTCCCGAACCCCTGACCTTCAGCCTTCGCGTCCTCCGTGAGCTGCGCGGGCGCCGCGGCGAGTACGACGTGGTGCACGACAACCAGGTGCTCGGCTACGGCAACCTCGGCATCCCGCGCCTCGGCCTGCCGCTGGTGACCAGCATCCACCACCCGATCAGCGTCGACCGGCGCATCGAGATCGAGGCCGCCAAGGGCATCAAGCAGCAGTTCGGCAAGCGACGCTGGTACGGCTTCGTCCGGATGCAGGCGCGCGTCGCCGCGCGCGTCGGGCCGATCCTGACCGTCTCCGGTTCCTCCAAGCACGACATCGTGCGTGACTTCGGCGCGCTCCCCGAGCAGGTGCACATCCTGCCGCTCGGCGTCGACGACGACAACTTCCGCCCGCGAGGCGAGCGAGTCCCCGGCCGCATCGTCGCGGTCGCCAGCGCCGACTCGCCGCTCAAGGGTGTCGCCACGCTGCTGCGCGCGGTCGCCAAGCTCGCCACCGAGCGTGACGTGCACGTCGTGGTCGTCGGCAGGCCGACCAAGGGTGGCCCGACCGACAAGCTCGTCGGCGAGCTCTCCCTCGGCGACCGCGTCCGCTTCGTGTCCGGCATCTCCGACGAGGAGCTGGGCGAGCTGCTGTCCAGCGCCGAGATCGCGGCGGTCCCCTCGCTGTACGAAGGGTTCTCGCTGCCGGCGGTCGAGCACATGGCCTCGGGCACCCCGCTCGTCGCCAGCCGTACCGGCGCGCTGCCCGAGGTGGTCGGCGACGCCGCCGTCCTCGTCGAGCCGGGCGACGTCGAGGAGCTGGCCGCCGTCTTCCGGCGGCTGCACGACTCACCTGAGGAGCGCGAACGCGTCGGCGCGGCCGGCTACGCGCGCGTACAGGAACGTTTCACCTGGTCCGCGGTCGCGCGGGCCACCGTCGGTCACTACCGCGACGCCATCGCCCGCCGTACGGCGGGCGCAGGACGGAAGGAGCACGGCCCTGCTGACCGTGGACTTTGACCGGTTCCGCATCTCGCCCGGCGAGCAGGTGCTCGACATGGGCTGCGGCGCCGGCCGGCACGCGTTCGAGCTCTATCGGCGCGGGGCCCACGTGGTGGCGTTCGACCGCGACGAGAAAGAGCTGGCGTCGGTCGCGACGATGTTCGGTGCCATGGAGCTCGAGGGCGAGGTGCCCGCGGACGCCTCGGCCAAGACGGTGACCGGCGACGCGCTCAACCTGCCGTTCCCGGACGACTCCTTCGACAAGATCGTCGCCGCGGAGGTGCTGGAGCACATCCCGGACGACATGAGCGCGATGGCCGAG
It encodes:
- a CDS encoding steroid 3-ketoacyl-CoA thiolase gives rise to the protein MSNPVIVEAVRTPIGKRRGRLAGLKPQALLAHAQRALVDRAGIDAADVGQVFAGCVTQAGEQGGHVGRQAWLYSGLDHRTGVTTIDAQCGSSQQAVHLAAALVHADVVGTAIGCGVEVMSRAPLGSNVLPANPRPDDWSIDLPDQFTAAERIAARRGLTRADLDAFGVRSQRLAAKAQADGRFEREITPVEAPVLDSEGAPTGETYAVTGDEGLRETTLEGLSRLRPAFGESLHTAGTSSQISDGAAAVLVMSEEAARANGLRPRARIRAQALVGSEPYYHLDGPVQSTARVLEAAGMTIGDIDLFEVNEAFASVVLSWASVHEPDLEKVNVNGGAIALGHPVGATGARLITTALHEMERRDASTVLVAMCAGGALSTATILERL
- a CDS encoding YidH family protein, coding for MAREEPGYEPDYRFSLANERTLLSWIQTAFGLLALGLPLAGGIHGVRLPPWHHEIGLGAIALSVMIVPAAYRNWRRSQLAMRLGLRLPRDPLPVIVTSGVVALLVITLVGVAMT
- a CDS encoding DUF202 domain-containing protein yields the protein MSAGLQRQRTDLAWLRLVLASWAVVVLTARVALPVGVLALMGPVAVTAIAQARRRRLRGDGTPPTLSRGAAVLMVAACVLTAVAEAVRL
- a CDS encoding sugar kinase, with translation MIVTVGEVLAVMDAAGSGPLRHAVSFRLTVAGAESNVAIGAARLGVPVAYAGRVGDDEFGRLVLATLRGEGVDVSGVVTDADAPTALMVKEHRLPEVVGVAYYRSGSAGSRLTAGDLPEDLLRTAGLLHVSGVTPALSASAREAVFAATELAPRVSFDVNYRARLWSPDEARPVLTDLAARADVLFAGEDEATLLTGSPDPEALARLGPSEVVVKRGADGCAAWCEGRPLSSAARPVRAVDTVGAGDAFAAGYLADRLAGRDFPAALHTAVTVGAFAVTQRGDWEGLPRREELPLLDRTPGTVLR
- a CDS encoding DUF397 domain-containing protein, with protein sequence MQYPTYNGVPATDLLDVSWQKSHRSNSQGNCVELAKLPDGSVAVRNSRHPAGPALVYTKAEIQALILGAKAGDFDSLLV
- a CDS encoding helix-turn-helix domain-containing protein gives rise to the protein MEVGVETAQPAGGPTVLRRLLGAQLRRLRERQGITREEAGYAIRASGSKMSRLELGRVGFKERDVADLLTLYGVTDDTDRDTLLGLAQDANSPGWWHRYGDVLPGWFETYVGLEEAAALVRTYEVQFIPGLLQTEEYARAVISLGNSASPPEEIEQRVSLRTTRQKLLTRGDAPRLWAVVDEAALRRPIGGRDVMRGQIQRLIEATKLPGVILQVLPFRVGGHTAEAGAFTILRFPESDLPDVVYVEQLTSALYLDRRDDVDAYMEAMERLCVVSAPPDNTAEILSRILQET
- a CDS encoding cytochrome P450, whose translation is MGIDIITPELYETRGFPDDDFRRLRRESPIHWYEDPAQGAPGFWAVTRYDDVVHVSRHPELFSSHARTSMFTELAEDDIALYQLMMLFMDPPQHTRQRMFVNRGFTPRMIKQLEEHIREVAHRLIDEVVTRGECCFVRDIAAPFPLYVICELIGAPMEDREKIFEWSNALVGADDPDYSTSPEDAREVSIQVLEYAHKLAAHRREHPGDDIATSLLEPDSDGKRLSSDEFAMFILLLLIAGNETTRNGASGGMLAFFQHPDQWQRLAGNRALLRTTADEIVRWVSPVNLFRRTALKDTEIRGQRIHAGDKVVIFYSSANRDEDIFADPYTFDIGRDPNPHIGFGGGGPHFCLGTHLARLELNVLFELLLDRMPDIRPAGEARRLRSNFINGIKEMPVRFAPSEPLSRTCFI
- a CDS encoding cytochrome P450, with translation MDIDLVNPDFYANGGIPHEQFRWLRENAPVYRHHGDGAGETDFWAITRFDDVVHVSRHPEIFSSREKLALFPEPSEDQLAMQRMMMLNQDPPEHTRKRSIVNRGFTPRTIGKLEDHIRAICDGLIDEVAGRGEADFVHDISAPLPLYVICELLGAPPEDREKIFDWSNRLIAQDDPDYRAPEDDGMAAATELYAYANELAVRRREEPRDDIVTKLLQQHGGEELSVDEFDLFVMLLTVAGNETTRNAASGGMLAFFENPAQWQRLLDERAAGGDRLAGTFPDEIVRWVSPVNLFKRTAMKDTEIRGQRIAEGDKVVVFYSSANRDEGVFADPYSFDVGRDPNPHIGFGGGGPHFCLGAHLARLELRVLFETLLARMPGITQTGDARRLRSNFINGIKEMPVRFAT
- a CDS encoding ATP-binding protein — encoded protein: MPCRSRRRRSWAPRSRRRTVGPPAGCAVSTPTSMSIGQRTVCHSLPVLSECARSSARASGLASARHVEQDSARTRRSLSTRGSRMTAHGARWMAGERTGETVDEAQEWLSTIAQGERSRDHTTASIRSALQTRSVRLAAVPESVKEARDFVRGALSSWGLTGMYDDVRLVVSELVTNALRYAVGCPTQGDPPIRLSLLRTSGRLTCAVTDPCDQIPVCREPDFASQSGRGLHLVEAFSDSWNWAPLSSHGKVVWACFLCPDC
- a CDS encoding glycosyltransferase family 4 protein, coding for MNEVDEPLRVALLSYRSKPHCGGQGVYLRHLSRELVDLGHHVDVFSGQPYPDLDRDEITLHKVPSLDLYADEDPFRTPKLKEFRDWIDVLEFAHMRTGGFPEPLTFSLRVLRELRGRRGEYDVVHDNQVLGYGNLGIPRLGLPLVTSIHHPISVDRRIEIEAAKGIKQQFGKRRWYGFVRMQARVAARVGPILTVSGSSKHDIVRDFGALPEQVHILPLGVDDDNFRPRGERVPGRIVAVASADSPLKGVATLLRAVAKLATERDVHVVVVGRPTKGGPTDKLVGELSLGDRVRFVSGISDEELGELLSSAEIAAVPSLYEGFSLPAVEHMASGTPLVASRTGALPEVVGDAAVLVEPGDVEELAAVFRRLHDSPEERERVGAAGYARVQERFTWSAVARATVGHYRDAIARRTAGAGRKEHGPADRGL